One genomic window of Candidatus Nitrospira inopinata includes the following:
- a CDS encoding class I SAM-dependent rRNA methyltransferase, whose translation MAIGSDAVTARITLNRQWARHEPGHLWVYAGHVGHVEGRAAPGDLVEVIRPDGRRHGIGFFNPASKIMVRLLTFEDERIDEAFWRSRIDQAIRLRQRVVNGTNAYRLIFSEGDRLPGLIVDRYDHVLVMQTLSYGMDRRKDVLADILMQATGVSAVYLRNDAKSRRLEGLPLERRFLLGGGPTEIEIKEGRARFLVDIERGQKTGWFCDQRGNRLAAATLAEGGEVLDVFCHTGAFGIHAALAGARSVEGLDVGEEALALARRHTVMNQMESRCLYRKVDAFEEMRNLVKADRRYDLVMLDPPAFARSKEAIPRALAGYKDVNLLGIKLLKPEGFLVTSSCSQPVSEEALWGAIRSAARDVGRQIRLIESRGQGLDHPVLAAMPETRYLKCFIAQIF comes from the coding sequence ATGGCCATCGGCTCCGACGCGGTGACGGCTCGGATCACGCTCAATCGGCAATGGGCCAGGCACGAGCCCGGCCATCTCTGGGTCTATGCGGGCCACGTCGGTCACGTCGAGGGACGAGCGGCTCCCGGCGATCTGGTCGAAGTCATCCGGCCTGACGGTCGTCGGCACGGAATCGGCTTTTTCAATCCCGCCTCGAAGATCATGGTCCGTCTGTTGACGTTCGAGGATGAGCGTATCGACGAGGCATTCTGGAGAAGCAGGATCGACCAGGCGATTCGTCTGCGGCAACGGGTTGTGAACGGAACGAACGCATATCGGCTGATTTTTAGCGAAGGGGACCGATTGCCGGGCTTGATCGTGGATCGCTACGATCACGTTCTGGTGATGCAAACGTTGTCCTATGGGATGGATCGCCGTAAAGACGTACTGGCGGACATCTTGATGCAGGCGACGGGCGTGTCGGCCGTCTATCTCAGGAACGACGCGAAAAGCCGGAGGCTGGAGGGATTGCCTCTCGAACGGAGGTTTCTCCTCGGCGGAGGGCCGACGGAAATCGAAATCAAAGAAGGGCGGGCGCGATTTCTCGTCGATATCGAACGGGGGCAGAAGACCGGGTGGTTTTGCGATCAGCGCGGGAATCGGCTGGCGGCGGCGACGCTCGCCGAGGGCGGAGAGGTTTTGGACGTGTTCTGCCATACCGGCGCGTTCGGCATCCACGCGGCGTTGGCCGGAGCGCGCTCGGTGGAAGGGCTCGACGTCGGCGAGGAGGCATTGGCCTTGGCGCGCCGACACACGGTCATGAATCAGATGGAGTCACGATGCCTCTATCGAAAGGTGGACGCCTTCGAGGAAATGCGTAACCTCGTCAAGGCCGACCGTCGTTATGATCTGGTGATGCTCGATCCCCCGGCCTTCGCCCGGAGCAAAGAAGCGATTCCCCGCGCGCTGGCCGGGTACAAAGACGTCAATCTCCTGGGAATCAAGCTGCTCAAGCCGGAGGGATTCCTGGTCACCAGCTCCTGTTCGCAACCGGTGTCGGAAGAAGCGCTCTGGGGGGCGATTCGATCGGCGGCGAGAGACGTCGGGCGGCAGATACGACTTATCGAAAGCCGGGGGCAGGGACTTGATCACCCGGTTCTGGCCGCTATGCCGGAGACACGGTATCTCAAGTGTTTCATCGCGCAGATCTTTTAG
- a CDS encoding class II fumarate hydratase: MKNRGSAEQTGAVRIERDTMGELAVPADAYYGVQTARAIENFPISSLRMPRSMIRAMGLIKRAAATANHSLGLLDKKIADAIYQAAGEVVEGKLDREFPVDIFQTGSGTSTNMNTNEVISNRATELLGGARGSKLVHPNDHVNLGQSSNDVIPTAIHIAASETIHRHLLPALSRLHKALDGKAKEFDGIVKIGRTHLQDATPVRLGQEFGGYARQIELGIERVKGAQAALAEVALGGTAVGTGLNCHPEFPARVLAIISKETGCPFREAANHFEAQSAQDSLVEASGALRTVAVSLMKIANDIRWLGSGPRCGIGEIFLPETQPGSSIMPGKVNPVIAESVTMVCAQVIGNDVTITVGGQAANFELIVMLPVMAYNLLQSIELLAAVSNNFAAKCVEGIKANEERCRSLIEQSLAMCTALAPEIGYEAAAKLAKEAYKSGRTVREVAKEQQVLPEARLTELLDPWRMTEPGGPVGSAGG; the protein is encoded by the coding sequence ATGAAGAACAGGGGATCTGCCGAGCAAACGGGTGCCGTAAGGATCGAGCGGGATACAATGGGCGAATTGGCCGTGCCGGCCGACGCCTACTATGGGGTGCAAACGGCGCGCGCAATTGAAAACTTTCCCATCAGTTCTTTACGGATGCCCCGTTCGATGATTCGGGCGATGGGGTTGATCAAGCGGGCGGCGGCGACGGCGAACCATTCGCTGGGTCTCCTCGACAAAAAGATCGCGGACGCCATTTATCAAGCGGCCGGCGAAGTGGTGGAGGGCAAACTGGATCGCGAATTTCCGGTGGATATTTTTCAGACCGGCTCCGGCACCTCCACCAATATGAACACAAACGAAGTGATTTCCAACCGGGCCACCGAGCTGCTGGGCGGCGCTCGCGGCAGCAAACTGGTGCACCCCAACGACCATGTGAATCTCGGCCAGTCGAGCAACGACGTAATTCCCACCGCCATCCATATTGCCGCGTCGGAGACGATCCACCGACACCTTTTGCCGGCTTTGAGTCGCTTGCACAAGGCGCTCGATGGCAAGGCCAAGGAGTTCGACGGGATCGTCAAGATCGGCCGCACGCATCTTCAGGACGCCACTCCGGTGCGGTTGGGGCAGGAATTCGGCGGCTATGCCCGCCAAATCGAGCTGGGGATCGAACGGGTGAAGGGGGCGCAAGCGGCGCTGGCCGAAGTTGCTCTCGGAGGAACCGCCGTCGGCACGGGGTTGAACTGTCACCCGGAGTTTCCGGCGAGGGTTTTGGCGATCATTTCGAAGGAGACCGGCTGTCCGTTCCGAGAGGCGGCCAATCATTTTGAAGCACAGTCGGCGCAGGATTCGCTGGTCGAAGCCAGCGGAGCCTTGCGGACGGTGGCCGTAAGTCTCATGAAGATCGCCAATGATATTCGCTGGCTCGGGTCCGGCCCGCGCTGCGGGATCGGGGAAATCTTTTTGCCTGAAACTCAGCCCGGCTCTTCCATCATGCCGGGAAAGGTCAATCCCGTGATTGCCGAATCCGTCACCATGGTCTGTGCACAGGTGATCGGCAATGACGTGACGATTACGGTGGGAGGGCAGGCCGCCAATTTTGAATTGATCGTCATGCTCCCGGTCATGGCATATAATCTGCTGCAATCCATCGAGCTGTTGGCCGCCGTCTCCAATAATTTTGCCGCGAAGTGTGTTGAAGGGATTAAGGCGAATGAAGAACGGTGCCGAAGTTTGATCGAACAGAGTCTGGCCATGTGCACGGCCCTGGCGCCGGAAATCGGCTATGAAGCGGCGGCCAAGTTGGCGAAAGAGGCTTACAAGTCCGGACGAACGGTCAGAGAGGTGGCCAAAGAGCAACAGGTATTGCCGGAGGCTCGTCTGACCGAACTGCTCGATCCCTGGCGCATGACTGAGCCGGGCGGACCGGTCGGCAGTGCCGGGGGCTAG
- a CDS encoding NlpC/P60 family protein — translation MRKQRFTVVGKTLGSLFHSFLAAPVAVLFVGCATIDRQPAQGEQDRVGFTTGARGEDCCVMGRGTPKQTALVRAATGLLGRSSIRLNGRAYSSDCSGLVRAVYAMQHIDLYSGLGDLDGGNGVGRIYTHVMQHGRIHYGPTVRPGDVVFFHNTWDFNSDGLPNDPLTHVGVVEQVERDGTVIFVSWVSSGVERYRMNLQRPDVHKAGNGRILNDYLRRKGTGDHPTTRYLTGQLFAAFGTLFR, via the coding sequence ATGAGGAAACAAAGGTTCACCGTTGTCGGCAAGACGCTGGGTTCTCTATTCCATTCCTTTCTTGCGGCGCCGGTTGCCGTTCTCTTCGTAGGATGCGCAACAATAGATCGTCAACCTGCTCAAGGTGAACAGGATCGCGTGGGGTTCACCACCGGGGCGAGAGGAGAAGACTGTTGCGTGATGGGCAGAGGAACACCGAAGCAAACGGCCTTGGTCCGGGCGGCGACGGGATTACTGGGGCGATCATCGATTCGTCTCAACGGCCGAGCCTATTCATCGGACTGCTCGGGCCTCGTTCGGGCTGTCTATGCGATGCAGCACATCGACTTGTATAGTGGGTTGGGTGACCTGGATGGCGGAAACGGCGTGGGACGTATCTATACCCATGTGATGCAACACGGAAGAATTCATTACGGGCCGACCGTTCGTCCGGGAGACGTGGTCTTTTTTCATAATACGTGGGATTTTAATAGTGACGGTTTGCCGAACGATCCGCTCACCCACGTGGGAGTGGTGGAGCAGGTGGAACGTGACGGCACCGTGATATTTGTGAGTTGGGTATCATCGGGCGTTGAGCGGTATCGGATGAATCTTCAACGGCCCGACGTGCACAAGGCCGGGAACGGCCGGATCCTCAATGACTATCTTCGCCGAAAGGGGACTGGTGACCATCCGACCACTCGGTACTTAACCGGGCAACTCTTTGCTGCCTTTGGAACGTTGTTCCGGTAA